The Pseudalkalibacillus hwajinpoensis DNA window TGGACGACCAATATCACCTACAAAAACAAAATCTCCAGTAAATATGCCCATCGGTACTTCAGAGCCTCCACCACGATCCGTCAGCTCGAAAGAAATACTCTCTGGAGTGTGCCCAGGAGTGCGCATAACGCGTAGTTCCACATTTCCAACGTTAATAATGGAACCATCTGTAACGAGGTCTACGTTCAATCCTTCAAGGTAACCGTATTTCCAATCTTGATCTCCTTCATCTGATAAATATAATTTCACATCATGCTTTTCAGCTAATTGTCTGGCGCCTGAAACAAAATCAGCATGGATGTGCGTTTCCGCAGCTGCAGCCAGATGGAATCCTTCTGTTTTGGCTGTTTCTAAATATGGTGCTACATCACGAGCCGGGTCGATCATGAGTGCTTCACCAGTTCGCTGACATCCGATCATATACGAATACTGTGCAAGTTTCTCATCAAAAAACGCACGTATATACATGGTTTAATCCTCCCGTAAAAGAATTATCAATTACCCTATGGGGTATATAATATCATCATAAACTCTTTAAAAGTTTTCATCAACCCTCTTGCTTTGTACCCTCATAAGATAGTTCTTCAAATCATGAACTTTCCCTTCCACTGAAAAAGCCGTTTTTGCTATTCCATTCACCGACTGAAGCAATGAGAAGATTCCTTTTCAAAAGGCTTGATTCTTATTAATACCCCCACAATAAACTGTTTAAATTATATTAAAAATCGAAATAAAAACGCTTTTATTTACGCACTAAACTTTTTGGATTTAGTCCTTTAATCTTATGATTTTCATATTATTTTCTATTAAGTAGAAAACATAACCAATAAAAGGTGTGAATAAGATGATTTTTCGGGATTATAATAAGTTTCATTACTAAAGTATTCCAACACTTTTATTTCCCGCTTTTTAATAACGCAAATGATTATGATAGCATGATGAACGGTGCGAACCTCAGAAAAGACACACAGATAAGGAAGTGACATTTACGTAATGGAGATTACATACAATCCTAATCTTCTATGGTTTGTTATAGCTTATGGCATCCTCATGGTCGGACTAGGAATTTATTTTTCAAAGAAAGTATCAAATAGTGAGGATTTCATACTTGCTGGTAAAGGACTCGGAGCTCTTGTACTGACAGGAACGCTTTTAGCAACATGGACAGGAAGCGGAAGTATTTCAGGCGGGGAAACCTCGATGGCCTATAGCTATGGTATTATTCCTGCGTTTCTTATGGCTATTCCAACGCTATTAGGGATTCTTATTCTTTATATCATCGCTCCAAGAATACGAGCATTTGGGAAATATACGGTCTCTTCTATTCTTGAAGAAAAATACGGTTCATTCGCGAGGACGCTGGCAGGCATTATCATTATTCTTGCCTATGTAGGAATTGTCTCCTATCAGATGAAAGGGTTTGGCTTCATTCTGAATCTCACAACAGGAATTTCAGTTGAAATTGGAACCATTATCGGTGCTGCTCTTATCATCTTCCTGGCAACGATTGGTGGATTACGTTCAGTAGCTCCTACTGATGCAGTTAGTGCCATTCTTATGGTTGTCGGTTTAGGAATCACTTTACCAACTATCATTGTCATTGCAGGTGGTTGGGACAGCATCCTGGCGAATGTTCCACAAGATCACTTAACATTCAGTGGTCAATTATCGAACATTCAATTACTTGGGTATTTATTACCGTCCTTATTTCTACTACTTGCTGACCAGAACATGTATCAACGGTTGGCATCATCTAGCGGTGACAGTTCTTCGAAAAAAGCCCAAATTGGTTGGCTCGTTGCCATGCTACTAATTTCTCCAACGATTAGTATAATTGCTTTCGCAGCACGTTCTATCTTTCCTGATATCGATCCTGGAATGGCGCTAATGGCAACAACCGTAGTTATGCCAACGTTCGTAGGCGGTATATTATTAACCGCTGCTACAGCGTTTATTATTACAACAGGTAACTCTTACCTCCTATCTGCCGCCACGAACGTAACCTATGATCTATATGGGAAATATTTTAAAAAGGATGCTAGTGATAAGCAGTTACTCGTGATGACAAAATGGTTCATCGTGATACTTGGGGTACTTGCCTATGTGATTATTAGCTTTTTCCCTACTGTATTATCTGTTCAAATGTATGCTTACACGGTTTACGGAGCAGGCATCACCCCTGCCGTCTTAGCCGTTTTCTTCTGGAAACGTGTCAACATTTATGGCGGTGTTTCATCGATGATTGCAGGTGTTGTTACTACGCTTGTATGGGAAATCCCTCTCGCTAAACCATTTGAGCTAAACAGTGTTCTTTTCGCTGTTCCAGTAGCCGTTATCGTATTGATTGCCGTTACGTTATTAACATCACACAAAACAAAGACCGAATAGAACTGATACGAATTTTAGAGAACAGGTTGTGAGAAAAATGAATCATCGTTTAGAAAATTTCTCGAAATGGCTAGGAGAGACTGAACAAACATTTGCGTTTGTTCACTCTTCATCGAATGTCTTCTATCTATCCAACTTCGAGTGCGAACCACATGAACGGCTCTTAGGCTTATTTATTTTTCCTGATACAGATCCATTTCTTGTTTGTCCGGGTATGGAAGTCTCTCAAGCTAGAGAGGCAGGATGGAAAAACGACATCATCGGACATGGTGATGCTGATGATCCATGGGAACTCATCCATCATGCGTTGAAGAAACGCGGAGTCACAGAAGCAAACCGGGTGGCCATTGAAAAAGAAACCCTTTCCTATGGACGAGCTGAACAAATCATGAAACGTTATCCCTCCGTTTCTTTCTCAAGTGCTGAAGAGAAACTTCATGAGCTACGTTTGATCAAAGATAAAAAAGAATTAGAAATTCTCAAAAAAGCTGCTGCACTGGCTGACTTCGGGGTGGAAACTGGAGTGAAAGCACTACAAGAAGGATGCACTGAAATGGAAGTCCTAGCAACGATCGAATACGAACTAAAGAAAAAAGGAATTAGAGAAATGTCTTTTTCAACAATGGTTTTATTTGGTAAAAAAGCAGGACAGCCACACGGTAACCCTGGGGATCGCAAATTAAAACGTGGAGACCTCGTCTTATTCGATCTCGGTGTGGTGTTTGGTGGATATTGTTCAGATATTACGCGAACAGTTGCTTATAAAGAAGTTAACGAAAAACAAAAAGAAATATATGATGTTGTACTGAACGCTCAGCTTCAAACGCTTGAAATCTCCAAACCTGGAACCAGAGTTGGGGATTTAGATAAAACTGCTAGACAGATCATTAAAGAAGCAGGATATGAAAACCAGTTCCCTCATCGAATCGGTCATGGTATTGGAATCGATGTACATGAGTATCCATCGATGAGTGAGAACAACAATTCCTTTTTAGTCGAAGGAATGACTTATACGATCGAGCCAGGTGTTTATTTACCTGAGGTTGGTGGAGTTAGAATTGAAGATGATGTGCTTGTTACGAAAACAGGATATGAAACATTAACAAAGTATCCGAAAGAACTTCAGATTGTTGAATAAACGTGAAGGAACGCTCCATACAGTCGTTCCTTTTTTCTATTTTATTTTCGTAACACTAAGGGTCCACTCCATTTGGTTTTTTTCTTATAATCAGGTTACAAAACCAACATATAAGGGAACGCTTGAATGCAGGTCATTTTTCTCAATCAACTTTAATATCATCTTGGAGGTTTACTATGTTTACTTTAAGCGATATCCCGATGTTCTTTGTGAACTTCTTTATCATATTACCGATTGTTACACTGCTGCATGAAGCAGGACACGTACTCATGGCACGCCTATTCGGCGGGAGAATCAAATTCTGTATCGGTACCGGTAAGACTTTGCTCCACATAGGTCCACTTGAAATAAAGAAGAAATACTTCATGGAAGGCTGGTGTCAGTACGAGGATTTAACGTATAACAAAACGTGGGCGCACGTCGCGATTTACGCGGCGGGTAGTCTGTTCAATATTATTGTTGTCTTTACTTTGAACGCATTAATTTATGCGAAGGTCCTTCCAGTCGACCTATTTTTCTATCAGTTCACCTATTTCTCCATCTACTTTATTTTCTTCTCGTTAATGCCTTATCGAAATGACGGTGGAAAACCGAGCGATGGCATGGCAATTTACGAAGTGATTCGGTACGGGAAAGCAGAAGATCCGATCGATTGATATTCGAATATCAATAATAAGAGAGGTGGCTACTATCTTAAAAATAGCCACCTTTCTATCGTTAAGATAATTTGTTTCTCTAACAAAGTTCATATAGAAACCACTTCCTCGCTAAGATTTTACAGATTTTGATGTTTGAGAAACAATTAATTCGGAAATAGGTGGATTAAACTAACAACAAGGATATGGGAGAATGAAAGCTATTACATATCAAGGTAAAGAACAAATAGTCGTTAAGGAAGTTGAAGCTCCATCGATTCAAGAACGAAGTGATATGATCGTAAAAATTACTGCCAGCGGTATTTGTGGTTCAGATCTTCATCTTTATCATGGTGGCATAGAACCTGAACAGGATTACATCATTGGTCACGAGCCGATGGGGAATGTTGAAGAAGTTGGCCCAGATGTCAAAACCTTAAAAAAGGCGATCACGTCGTCATTCCATTCAATATTGGGTGCGGTGAATGCCATTACTGTAAAAACCAAATGGAAAGCCAGTGTGATGAATCAAACCCACATGGTGAAGTTGGGGGCTTATTTGGTTTTACTGAAATTAACGGAAATTATCCAGGTGTACAGGCAGAATACTTGCGTGTACCATATGCAGATTTCACTTCATTTAAAGTTCCAGAATCAAGCACACTAGACGATGAAAGTGTTCTTTTCCTTTCAGATGTTGTTCCTACAGCTTATTGGAGTGTGGAACATAGTGGTGTCAAAGCAGGTGACACTGTCATCATCCTTGGAAGTGGCCCAATCGGATTGATGGCACAGAAATTTGCTAAGCTAAAAGGTGCAAAACGCGTCATTGCGGTCGACCAGGTAGATCACCGTCTTGAGCATGGAAAACGAACAAATCATGTTGATACGTATAATTTTAAAAGTCATGATGATATTGGTTCTCTTTTATATGAAGAAACAAAAGGTGGAGCTGACGTTGTCATTGATTGTGTAGGCATGGACGGTACAGTTTCCCCTAATGAGTCATTGGGTTCAGAGTTCGATAACCAGTTCGGCACTATTAGCCCGATTTTAACAGCTTCTAAATCTGTACGTAAGTTTGGTACAGTACACTTAACAGGCGTATATGGTACAGAAGCAAATCGATTCCCACTTGGTGACTTCTTTACAAGAAACGTTTCTCTGAAAATGGGACAGGCTCCTGTGATTCACTTGATGCCAAAACTGTTCGATGTGATTGAAAATCAAGAATTTGATCCAAAAGACATCATCACTCATAGCTTATCAATTGAAGATGCAGCTAAAGGTTATGACATTTTTGATAAAAAAGAAGATGGCAACATCAAGGTGATTTTAAAACCATAATAAAAAATGGCGGCCCTTTTTTCCTAAGGGCTGCCGTTTTTTATGAAATTAGATGATATTCTATCAAACTAATCCTGATCATTGGAAATTCCCTAGGTTTTACTACCCTTTTGTTAACAAGATCTTCACTCTTTTTAGGCCATCTGCTTTATTGTTAAGCATTTCAAATAGGTTTAGAGTTAAAAGAGGAATGAAAATTCATTCTCCACTTTATTATGAAAGGTTGATCGTGATGACGACCCTAAACAAAAGGGAAAGCATTCTCACGAGTGCTCTTGGCTTATTTGCAGAGCGTGGATTTGATGCCACCACTGTCCCAATGATCGCTGCCTCTGCAAATGTTGGTGCCGGAACGATTTACCGGTATTTTGAAAACAAAGAGGTTCTTGTTAATACGTTATTTCAAGATTACGTAAACACGTTTACTAGCACTCTTGAAGATCAGTTTCCTTACAAAGAGTCTACTCGTAAACAATTCCATCATATTTATAAAGCTATGCTCTTATTTACTAATCAAAATGAACATGCTCTTTATTTCATTAAGACTCATAGTGCAGCTCATTTTTTAAATGAGAAAAGTCATTCTGATTTTCAGCAATTGTTAAAAATTCTTCAGACATTTTTTGATACAGGGAAAAAACAATATGACATTCGTGATTTACCATCAGAAGCGCTAATTGCGATCGTATATGGTGCTTTTCTCGAACTTCAACACCTTGTTCGCTCCGGTGATCTTGAACCTTCACTGGAATTACTTTCCCGTATTGAAGACAGCTTATGGGACTCTGTTCGATACCATAATTGAAGAGACCATACTCTTCATGTACCACCGGAATGAATATTCATTCCGATCCATTCTATAGATGAGGTGATGAAAGCATGATAACTAAGAAATCGTTTCCACAACCCAGAACATACGGACCGCTCGGAAGTCTCCCCCTTATTGATAAAGAGAAGCCAATCCAATCATTTATGAAGCTTTCAAAAGAATTCGGTCCAATTTTTCAGTTTCAGTTTCCAGGACGTATGAGTACTTTTGTATCCAGCGCTACTCTTGCAGCAGAGATCTGCGACGAATCTCGGTTCGACAAAAAAGTAGGACCGGTTCTACAGAAAGTGCGTGCCTTTGGGGGTGATGGGTTATTCACTAGCGAAACAAAAGAACCAAACTGGAAGAAAGCTCACAATATTCTGTTGCCTAGCTTTAGCCAGCAAGCGATGAAAAGTTATCATAATAAAATGGTTGACCTTGCCACACAGCTCATCCAAAAATGGGCTCGTTTGAATCCAAATGAGGAAGTCGATGTGCCTGAAGATATGACTCGTTTAACTCTAGACACGATCGGACTATGCGGATTTGACTTCAGATTTAATAGCTTCTATAGAGAGAACAACCATGAGTTTGTTGATGCCATGGTCCGTTCTTTGGATGAGGCAATGAATCAATCGCAGCGTCTGGGCGTACAGGATAAATTAATGGTAAGATCTAAAAAACAGTTTCGAGAAGATATTGAATACATGTTTTCACTCGTCGATGACCTCA harbors:
- a CDS encoding sodium:solute symporter family protein: MEITYNPNLLWFVIAYGILMVGLGIYFSKKVSNSEDFILAGKGLGALVLTGTLLATWTGSGSISGGETSMAYSYGIIPAFLMAIPTLLGILILYIIAPRIRAFGKYTVSSILEEKYGSFARTLAGIIIILAYVGIVSYQMKGFGFILNLTTGISVEIGTIIGAALIIFLATIGGLRSVAPTDAVSAILMVVGLGITLPTIIVIAGGWDSILANVPQDHLTFSGQLSNIQLLGYLLPSLFLLLADQNMYQRLASSSGDSSSKKAQIGWLVAMLLISPTISIIAFAARSIFPDIDPGMALMATTVVMPTFVGGILLTAATAFIITTGNSYLLSAATNVTYDLYGKYFKKDASDKQLLVMTKWFIVILGVLAYVIISFFPTVLSVQMYAYTVYGAGITPAVLAVFFWKRVNIYGGVSSMIAGVVTTLVWEIPLAKPFELNSVLFAVPVAVIVLIAVTLLTSHKTKTE
- a CDS encoding M24 family metallopeptidase yields the protein MNHRLENFSKWLGETEQTFAFVHSSSNVFYLSNFECEPHERLLGLFIFPDTDPFLVCPGMEVSQAREAGWKNDIIGHGDADDPWELIHHALKKRGVTEANRVAIEKETLSYGRAEQIMKRYPSVSFSSAEEKLHELRLIKDKKELEILKKAAALADFGVETGVKALQEGCTEMEVLATIEYELKKKGIREMSFSTMVLFGKKAGQPHGNPGDRKLKRGDLVLFDLGVVFGGYCSDITRTVAYKEVNEKQKEIYDVVLNAQLQTLEISKPGTRVGDLDKTARQIIKEAGYENQFPHRIGHGIGIDVHEYPSMSENNNSFLVEGMTYTIEPGVYLPEVGGVRIEDDVLVTKTGYETLTKYPKELQIVE
- a CDS encoding site-2 protease family protein translates to MFTLSDIPMFFVNFFIILPIVTLLHEAGHVLMARLFGGRIKFCIGTGKTLLHIGPLEIKKKYFMEGWCQYEDLTYNKTWAHVAIYAAGSLFNIIVVFTLNALIYAKVLPVDLFFYQFTYFSIYFIFFSLMPYRNDGGKPSDGMAIYEVIRYGKAEDPID
- a CDS encoding TetR/AcrR family transcriptional regulator, whose translation is MKIHSPLYYERLIVMTTLNKRESILTSALGLFAERGFDATTVPMIAASANVGAGTIYRYFENKEVLVNTLFQDYVNTFTSTLEDQFPYKESTRKQFHHIYKAMLLFTNQNEHALYFIKTHSAAHFLNEKSHSDFQQLLKILQTFFDTGKKQYDIRDLPSEALIAIVYGAFLELQHLVRSGDLEPSLELLSRIEDSLWDSVRYHN